The genomic interval CGGTGGTGAGGGTGAGCTGGCCGCCGGGCTCGTCGCCCTCCAGCACCAGCGGGTCGAGGTCGGCCCGGGCGGCGTACACCGCCGCCGAGAGCCCGGCCACGCCCGACCCGGCGATCACGAGGTCGCGGGTCTCCCGGGTCATCTACTCGGCGTACTCCCCGATGAGGGACGCGAGCTGTTCTTTCGGCCGGACGCCGACGACCCGCTCGACGGCCTCGCCGTCGGCGAACAGGAGCAGCGTCGGGACGCCCTGAACGCCGTACGCGCCAGCGAGCTTCTGGTTCGCGTCGACGTCGACCTTCGCGACGGTCGCGTCGGTCTCGGCCGCGAGCGAGTCGACGACGGGCGCGAGCATCTGGCAGGGGCCACACCAGTCGGCGTAGAAGTCCACGAGCACGACCGCCTCGTCGCCGACGAGCTCGTCGAACTCCTCTCGACCCTGTACCTGAACGGGTTCGTCTGCGGTTTCGTTCGTTTCCGGAGTAGCTTCGTTCGTCATCACTCCCACCTACGGACCGAGGGATGTTAAGGGTTTTGTGTATATCGCACAATATAGTTGCGGGCCGAACTGGACATCGCTCTCGTCAACGTCGGAGATGTCGGCCGACATTCGACTCCGGCATCTGTTTCTGTTGCCGAGGGGCGTCCGGCGTCTCATCTCGGTCGGCTATGCCGCCATCGATGTTGTGCAAATCTAGCAATACCGATGGTCCGGGTCGGACCGCCTCCGGCCCGTGGGCCCGCCGGACGCGGGCGGCCTCACACCACCAACAGACCGCCGCCGAGCATCGCGAGCGCGCCGAGGCCGACGCAGACGCCCCAGAACGGGACGCGCTCGACGACTCGCATCAGCGCGTCGATGGTGAGGTAGCCGACGACCGCCGCGCTCGCGAGCGCGAGCGCGGCGGCGTCGAGTCCGACCTCGGGCACGCCCCCGTCGGCGACCGACAGCACGCCCGCGCCGAGCGCGGCCGGAATCGACAGCAGGAACGAGAGCCGGAACGACGAGGGGCCGTCGTGACCCCGGAAGAGCAGGGCCGAGGCCGTCGTTCCCG from Halorussus salilacus carries:
- the trxA gene encoding thioredoxin, coding for MTNEATPETNETADEPVQVQGREEFDELVGDEAVVLVDFYADWCGPCQMLAPVVDSLAAETDATVAKVDVDANQKLAGAYGVQGVPTLLLFADGEAVERVVGVRPKEQLASLIGEYAE